The genomic window TCTTTTTTAAAGGAACTCAATGTCGCCAATCGAGATATGGGCCTCTTCAAGCAACTGTTTGGTCAGGCGGAGACCATGACTGTTTACCCATTTTTGGATTTTAGTTGCCATATCAAATATCACTGAAGGATATCCAAAGCTTAGCTAATTCCGGTCTTTTAATAGATGCAGGCATCAAGTATCGACAAGACATTGTCAAGCAGATCATTAGAAGCCCTTCCGACAGTCTTGGCTTGACGTGCAATGTAATCAATGGACTTGACCTGCTCTACCATAACAAATCCAGTCATATGTGGTTCTCCTGTGACCGCTACATGAAAAGGGTAGCTTCGATCGGTGGTAGTCAGGGGACAGACAATGGCAAGGCCTGTCCGCTGATTAAACAGGGTATTGCTCACAACGAGTGCAGGACGCCGCCCTTTCTGTTCATGACCGGACTGGGGATCAAAACTGACAGTGATGAAGTCTCCCTTTTTCGGAACATATGTTCCCACCTACCAGGCCTCCTTACCAACTGGCTGGCCCCAGTCGATTTCCTCAGCCTTGCGATTTTTAGGTATACGCGACACCAGTTCCTGCAAGCTACATTTACCGCGAACCTTTCTTACCGGCGCCACAACTATGATGCCGTCCTTCGCTGTTACGTCAACGTCGTCGCCAATCGATATATGAGCATCTTCAAGCACCTGTTTAGCCAGGCGTAGACCCTGACTGTTTCCCCACTTTTGGATTTTAGTTACCATATTAAACCTCTCTGATGGATAGCCAAAGTATAGCCAATAGGGGTTTAAGTGTCAAGCCAGGAAAAGCCTCTCAACCCGAATGATTGTTCATCCTTTTACCTTTTTACCTGCGTCCATCAGTTTGTTATGCCTTTTTCTCCCATTGGTCTCGTTTGACCTGTAATTCATCTCTTAACCATCTCTTAGCGTCGAGTAATGTAGTAATGTATGATCCATCCGATTTCATTAGGATCCATCCATCAACTATTTTGTCCGGATAATAAAATCTGAGGAAATGTAGTGGCTCAGGAGAGTATCGAATTATATCCACTCGTCTTGGTTTTTCCATTTTACCATTAATTCCAGTAATAATTCTACGGCCAGTGGGCTGGTTATTCTTCATAAGGCGAACAGTACGAAGAACGTTAGGATTAAGCTGACGGTATTCATCCACTAATTTGAAAAATTTTACCAACTGATTTTCCAGTTTAACCGAATACCTCTCTAAGGCATTTGCCCATCCAATTGAAGTTTCCCACCCTGTATAATAGTTAACCCAAATTAAAAAATGGTGTCCCATTTGAGGAACGGGCTCTATGATACTGTGATTATTAAGTGCAGAGTATTAACCCAAAATTTCTGATTCTAATTCATGGATAGATTGAACGTACATTCTTGGTCGTTCACGGATCAGATCAAGCCACGTAAATATATTACTGTTTTTTTTCATCGAATTCTCTCACTCTATGGGCATAACATATGACTATCAGGCATATATTTCACTTTAATTGTTCACAGGGCATAGCATAAAGAGAAACAAAAATAGCCATGCCCTGTTTATAAACAAGTCTAGAACTTTGCCCTTGGTATGGATGCCTCCTTCATGCTGTCGGCCATTGTCCAGAAGTATGCCTCACCGGTATAGAGATGAAAGACCGCAAGAAGTGGATTATCTGGCTCGGTAATGCCCATGGTCTTAAGAAATGGCCTTTCGGCTATGCATTTTTTCTTAATCTCCATATCCTCAATGATCTTCATCTTGCCGGAAACCCTCATTACCTTGCTGAAATTTGGCATTGTGAAATAGACCTCAACTTTACTGTTTTTCTCTATCTGTTTATAGAGCGCCTTTACAGACTGGGCCTGAAACCAGAAACCTGTTTCATCAGCATACCACATGCCCACTGCCCTCACCCTTGGCTGGTCACCCTCAACAGTTGCAAGATAACACATAGGATTTTCATTTGCGAATTTGGTATATTCCTCGATACTCATATTGGCCTCCATTATTAAAGGTTGGATATAATGTGCCGACGCTGAAATAGATATTGCCGGTCTTTCTATAAATTGGATGGCTTAATTTATGACCTAACCCCCTGCTATTGTCAAGGTATTCATGCCTCATAACCTTACCATAACTGGAGAAAAGGGTTGACAATAAAAACCCTCTCAGATAGAAAAACCGAACACTCGGTAAAGTGTACGTCAGGAACTCAAAATTGATCCTGCATAATAATGATATTTGTACTCTTATTAATGGAGCAAGTTATGATCAGTAAAAACCTTCTGTTCCGACTCTCTTCTTTTATCTTCCTCATGATCCTGATTGACTCAGCCTTTTTCATTTCACATGCAGAGGCGCAAAAGGCCAAAGTTATAAGGCTGGTGGTGCCTGCCGCAGCCGGTGATCCGCTTACTATCAAGGATGAGGAGCTGGCAAAAAGATTCAATGAACGTGTAAATGGCCGTTACAGGATACAGGTTTTTCCGGGTGAATCACTTGCACGCATACCAGAATACTTTGATGCAGTACGGGTCGGGGCCATAGAGATGGCCGATGTGGCGTGGGGCATATATTCAGGCTCTGACCCCAGGCTCTCCCTCATAGAGACCCCCTTTCTCTTTAACAGCATAGAGGCGGGCATGGCAGCGACAAAAGAGCTCCTTCCCCTTCACGATAAAATACTCCAGGAAAGGTTTAATGCAAAGGCGCTGGGGCTTATGCATTTTAGCGGTATTGAACTGATTATGCGCAAACCAGTAACAAGGCTTGAAGAGTGGAAGGGAAGAATGATTGGGGCCATAAGCCCTGCCATGTCAAGGATGATAAAGGATCTTGGCGGGTCGCCTGTTACGGTAATGTGGACAGACCTTTATACCAGTCTCCAGAAGGGTGTTATAGACGGCACTGCCAACGGCATCCACGGAAGCATAGAAAACGGGCTTCTGGATGTCTGCTCTGATGTGACATATTTTTTTGGCGCCGCCGCATGGAACGGCTACACCATCAACCTGAATCTCTGGAACAGCATGCCCCCTGATGTCCAAAAGATCCTTATTGAGGAGACCGAAAAGGCGGTTGACTGGATGCATAATAAACTTCTTGAATATGAAAAAGAGGATATGCAGACATTTATAAAAGGCGGGAAAAAGATTCACATCATCTCAAAAGAGGAGCGCGACAGGTGGAGAGAAAGGCTTTTACCATACCAGAAACAGCAGATAGAGAGTATGGGAGAGTTCGGTAAAAGGGTAAAGGAGATTGCAGATGATGTTAACAGCAGGTATCCATACCAGGTAAAAACCATCAGCGTGGAGTAAAAATGTCTCAGGGGCTGCTTAATAAGACAGACAGGGCACTTGAAAGGTTAAGCAATCTTTTTGCCGCACTGAGCGGCATAATGATCCTTTTTATGGCCTTTACGGCGACATACGGTGTTGTGAGAAGATATCTCTTTAAAAGCCCGGAACCATACTCCTATGAACTGAGCACCATATTCCTCTTATGGACCTTTGTGCTTGCGCTCGCCTATCTTGAAAAACTGGATGGTCACCTGAGGGTAGATTTTTTTATCGTGCTTCTCCCTGAAAAGATCAGGCTTTTCCTGCTCAATGTAGCAGGCCCCTTTTTCGGCCTTGTGTTCTGTTCTGTTTTGACCTGGGAGGGGTGGAGATCTGCCGCATACTCCCTTGAGATAGGAGAGACAAGCATGTCTGTATGGGCTATCCCCCTTTTTCCTGTAAAAATTGTTATTCCTTTTGGATATGGCCTGCTCTGTATCGTGCTGTTATTGAAGATCATAAGAGGTTTTATAAATATTGATGGGCGTAAGATGTAATTGACATTGTTTTTATCTGGTAGCTCAACCTGGAGAGAGATTGGATTACAACACCGCATCCCTTTTATGTGCAGGATTAATGCTTTTCCTGCTGCTGATAGGCGTGCCCATAGCATATGCACTGGGATTCAGCTCAATAGTGGTCGGCTATTTTGCCTTTGGAAGCTTTGCCCTCCAGAAGGCGGGCTGGACAACATTTCAGTTACTCTATAATCTTACCTGGACCCCGCTTCCCCTTTTTACACTTATGTCATTTCTGATTGCAGAGACCAGGATGGGTGAACACCTGTTCAGGGCAGCAAGAAACTGGATGTCAAGGCTGCCGGGCGGTCTTTTTGTTGCCGCCATTATGGGCGAGGCGGGCATGGCTGCGGCCCTTGGGGCAAGCGGGCCTACCATAATCGCTGTTGGCAATGTGGCAGTGCCTGAATTCAAAAGATACTCATACAGCAAGGCCATTGGCCTTGGGGCATTAACAAGCGGGGGAGTGCTTGGGCCGCTTATCCCGCCAAGCGCAACAATGATTATCTATGCCATACTTGCCAATGTGCCCCTTGGTCACCTCTTTATTGCAGGTGTTATGCCGGGGCTCCTTCTGGCAGCCATGCTCTCAATCGTGCCGGTTATCATGTGCGCCAGAAACCCGCTTCTTGGAAGGGCCGCAGGAAGGGTAAGCTGGGAAGAGAGATTCTCATCGCTCAGGCTTATATGGCCTGTTGTGCTTGTGATGTTCGGTATCCTGGGCTCTATCTATTTCGGGATTGCAACACCAACCGAGGCAGGGGGCGTGGGCTGCTTTATTGTGCTTGTTGTGGCGATCCTCTTTTTTGATCTGAGGTTAAAGGGGCTATACAGGGCAATAGTTCAGACCGCTGTACTTAACTCAACCATAATGATCATACTTGTGGGCTCATCCTTTTTCACATATGTGTTTGGCAGCTCATCAGTAGCACAGAACCTCTCTCTGGTTATTGCCTCTTTAAACATGCCGCCAATGGCGGTTATTGTGGCCATAATGTTTTTACTCCTGGTTCTGGGATGTTTCATAGACGGGATTACCATCATGATGCTTACTATCCCTATCTTTGTACCGATAATAACTGAACTCGGGTTTGACCCGGTATGGTTCGGCATACTGTTTGTAATTAACATGGAGATAGCCCTTATAACCCCGCCAATGGGGATCAACTTTTTTCTTGTGAGAAACAATTTTGATATTTCAAGCATGGAACTCTTAAAAGGGGTGTTTCCATTTTTGATTATGCTTGTAATTTTTCTGGCAATAACAGTAATATTCCCCCAGATCAGTTTATGGCTTCCGGGGTTGATGAGAGGGAATTGAGAGGGCTCAGGGCTTAAGGCGCAGGGTAAGATAAGGGTATTTCTGTAGGGGCAGGCCTGTGTGCCTGCCCGTATCAGTTTGCATGTGGTAGAAATTTCAGGCAACCACAGGGGGTTGCCACTACAGATATTTATTTTGCAAAGAGAAGTATTCCGGATAGAAAATCGGATTTGATTGACAGGAGAATGGAATGAAATACAGCAAATACATAGTCCAGGGCATAACCCCTGAGATGAAGAGGATGTCATATGCGGGGAAACCCCAGGATATCCCCCCTGAAAATGCAAAGCGGATCGCCTGGATGGATGACCACATTGTAGAAGGCGCATTCTATACAGAGGCGGTATGGATATGGAAGGGGGACGAGGGCTCTGTTGAGCGGCCCCATACCCATGAGTTTGATGAGGTGATCACCTTTTTCGGGAGCGACTTTAATAACCCGGATGAACTCAATGGTGAAATCGAATTCTGGTATGATGATGAACAGCACATCTTTACAAAAAGCGTTATGCTCTTTATACCAAAGGGGCTCAAACACTGCCCGCTGATCATCAGGAGGGTGGATAAACCCATATTCCATTACACGGCAGGGACAGGGAAGAGTCACTTGCAGGAGATTAAGGGATAATAGAAGATAGGCTTGAGGTCTGAGGTCTGAGGGCAGGAGACAGAAGTCAGAATACAGAGGACAGAGGTCAGAAGTCAGGAGAGAGCAGGAAGGAGGAAGAGAAAATGCGAATAGATGATGTGCAAAGCTATCTGATGGAGAAACCTATAAGGAACAGGCTTAAGGGTAAAAACCAGGGGGAGGTGCTCACCTATGCAAGTGATGCCCTTATACCCGGCCTTAACTATTATGCCCAGCTCAGGTGGATAACAGGCATGCCTGTGCCTGATGTGTCAGACACAGGTCTGGTGAGTGACTGCAACAAGATAGTGCTCTTCTGGGGCAATGATTATAAAGAGCCTGAAAGCTTAGGCGCAGAGATTGAGTTCATGCTTGATGGAACATCTTTAAGGTTCAGCCGTTCAAGCGCCATATTTATCCCGGAGGGTGTTAGCCACGGGCCTGCCACATGGAAGAGCTTTGCATCTCCCCACATGGAGATGACAATCCTTATCAACAGGGGAAATCGAAATGGAGAAATAGCTGCGGATAAGGCAGGCAGTTTGAGGCACATATCTGATCCTGAGAAATACCTGGTACGAAAACCCGCATATGAGGTTGTGGCCCCAACACCAACAAAAAACAGGATGCACCCCTCCATGACCTTTATGAGCAATAACCTTGTGCCTGGCTCAAACACATACCTTGAGTTCAGTTGGATATGGGGCATGCCTGACCCTGATCCACATATCTTTGAGCATGTCCATGATGATTCAAACGAACTGGTTTTCCACATAGGTGGAGACCCTGATAACCCTGAAAGCTTAGGCGCAGAGATAGAGATATTTCTTGATGAACGACCTCTTTTATTAAAAAAGACATGCGCCCTTTATGCGCCTAAAAATGTGACTCACGGCCCGCTTAAATGGAAGAGTTATAAGCGGCCACATATAGAGATGGCCATAATTTTTGATGCAGGTGTGCTTGCCCAGTCTGACCCTGGCGGGCATCAGAAGAATATTAACGTAGAGGATGGGAAATGACCTTAAACAGTTGTAAAAAATATATGGTCACAAATCCCCTTAGAGAGGCGGGTAAAGATATCAAAGGAAGAAGCGCCCCTGTTATGACATATATGAGTAATGACCTTGTGCCGGGGTGCAACAAATATATTGATATAAGCTGGATAACAGGCATGCCTGATCCCAATCCCCATGTTATTGAACATGTGCTTGACTATGACAGGGTGATCTTTTTTGTGGGGAGCGACCCATTTAACCTTGAAGATCTGGGCGCAGAGATAACATATTACCTTGGCGGGCAGCCCATAAAATTTGATACAACAACTGCCATCTATATCAAAAGGGGGATAAAGCATGGCCCGGCCATATGGAACTCCTTTTCAAGGCCGCATCTTGAGATATCAATCATCATGGGACCTGAAAAGAATGACAGGGCATGGGTTGACCCGATGCAGAATGGAAAATCATCGGAAATAATCCCTCAGAAAAACGATGAAGTGGATTATGAAAAATATGTGGTAAGAAAACCGCTTATACTTCAGGGTACAGATGTAACAGATGCAATGGAGAGCCCGGCACAGATTTATATGAGCAGCGCCCTTATCTCTGAGAGTAAGCTCTATGTGGATTTTGGCTGGATACCGGGCGTGCCGGGGTTGAATCCTCCTATACCTGACCACTCCCATGATTATGAAGAGGTGGTGCTGCTAGTGGGTAATGACCCAAATAACCCTGAAGTTTTGGGTGCTGAGCTGGAGTTCTGCATAAATGATGAACCCCTCACATTTGATACAACAACAGCGATATATGCCCCGAAATCCTTAAAACACGGGCCGCTTACATGGAAGGGTTTTGAAAGACCCCATTTGCTTATGCCCATAGTCTTCGGTACGGGGTCGATAGCGGAGGCAGCGCCTGCGGGGTATAGGGAATAAGAGGGGTGCAGGGCTCAAGGCACAGGGCCCAGGGTAAAAAATGTAAGGCGCATCCTCCTTCGCTAAAGCTATGGCGGACAAGAGGCACAGGGTATAATAGGGTATAAGGTTTGCGGTTTGAGGTCTGAGGTATTCGGTAAAGAAAAAAAGGAGAAAAGATATGATCAGGGCTACTGTATTTTATCCATCTGGTGAGGGCAGGTTTGATATGGAGTATTATCTCAATTCACACATCCCCTTTGCGGAAAGACTCTTGAAGCCCTACGGGCTTATACGTGCGGAGGTGGACAAAGGCATTTCAGGCGGGGGCCCGGGTGAGGCTGCCCCATTTGCAACTATTGCCTGCATGGTATTTGATAATATGGAGGAGATGACAAAGGGAATGATTGCCCATGACGTTGACCTGTCAGCCGATTTGAAAAACTTCACAGATATAAAGCCCTTTTTCCAGATAAGCGAAATTTTAAGATAAAAATCTTAATTCTTGCTAAAGTGTTTTTATTTGTATTATTATTTCAATCGTATTCGAATCGGGATAAATCAAATAAAAAGATTCAAATCAGCCTGAAATGGAGGTGGGGGTATGTTACTGGATGAGATAGATCTGGCATTGATCAAGGAGTTGGAAAAGGATGCAAGGATTAGCAGTGACGCTTTGGCAAAGAGTCTTGATATCAGCTCCACAACAATAAGGAGAAGGACAAGGAGGTTAATTCAGGAGGATGTAATCAAGATCGTTGCCATCCCTGACCTGAAAAAACTCGGCTACTCCTTTATTGTAGGTATACAGATGGAGCTGGATCAGAAAAAGATCGAGAATGTTACCAAGGAGCTTATTAAGCATCCCAATGTAAGGAGTGTCTGGACTGTCACTGGCAGATACAATCTTACATCTATGGCGGTTTTTAAATCCACAGAGGAGTTTTCAGAGTTTATGCGCTCGGTAGTGGGCGAACTCGATGGCCTGAAATCCGTTGAAACAAACATTTACCTTGAACTGATTGGCTCACAGTCACAGGTGAAATCATAGGCCGCCTGGTGAGGGGAAGCCCTCACTAAAAGGCCATTTTGTTCTGCGTATGCTTCAATGCGACCGTCCCTTGGGATATTCACTTTTATCATCAAAATGGAGGGTAAAATGTACAGGGGGGGATATACAGGCAGGATACTCAGAATCAACCTTACAGATCAATCCATAAAAACAGAACCTTTACCCGAAAATCTTGCAAGGAGCTATATAGGAGGCGCAGGTTTTGGCATTAAACTCCTTTTTGATGAGTTGAAAAAGGGAATCCTCCCTCTCTCCCCTGAAAATAGACTCATATTCGCACCCGGACCGCTTACCGGTACCTCTGTCCCGTGCGCGAGCCGTATGGCGATTACGAGTAAATCACCCCTTACAGGTGCGGTGGGGATCTCTCTTACTGGCGGATATTTTCCTGTGGAGCTCAAGTTTGCAGGATATGATGTCATGATCATAGAAGGCAAATCTGAAAAGCCGGTCTACATTTCTATAAAAGATGACAGCGTAAAAATAAAGAGTGCTGAAAAGGTCTGGGGCATGAAGACCACAGATACCCAGCAGATTATAAAAAACGAACTGAATGATCAGAATACAAGGATAGCCTGTATAGGGCCAGCTGGTGAAAACCAGAGCAGGCTTGCATCCATTATAAATGAACTAAGGGCAGCCGGAAGAAAGGGGCTGGGCGCGGTTATGGGCTCAAAAAATCTCAAGGCAATAGCGGTAAGGGGCACTGGCTCTGTAAGTATTGCATCAAATGAAAGGCTTAAGACCGCCCGTGACTTCATGGCAAAGGAGATGAAGAACAGCCCTGTGCTCTACCCTCAGTTTGCTAAACTCGGTACACCCATGGTGGTGGATGCCTTGAGTGAACTTGGCATATTCCCGGGCAAAAACTATGGGGAGACAGGCGTCTTTGTGCCGGTTGATGAGATAGGGGTAAAGACGCAGCTCACCAGAAATATGGGGAAGGAGCACTGTTATGGTTGCCCGGTAGGGTGCAGCCAGTTAAAGCTTGCAAAGACAGGAGAGTATTCGGGTATTATGTCAGAGGGGCCTGAGTTTGAGACCATGTACTCATTTGGCAGTACAACGGGTGTGGACAATATAGATGCCATTATCGCCGCAGACAGGATATCAGATGAACTGGGCATAGATACTATTTCTGCCGGGGTAACCATAGCCTTTGCAATGGAGCTTTATGAAAAGGGGATAATCAATTCCTCAGATACAGGCGGGATAGAGCTCAAATTCGGAAACCACAGGGCAATGGTGGATATGCTGAGACTAATGGCCTACAGGGAGGGTTTTGGTGATATCCTCTCTGATGGCTCAAAGGCAGCAGCAGAACGTATCGGGAAGGGGTCCGAAAGGTATGCCATGCATGTTAAGGGGCTTGAACTGCCCGGTTATGATGTTAGGGGTGCAAAGGCGCACGGGCTTAACTATGCCACCGCATACACAGGGGCAGACCATAATAGGGGCTATGCATTTCAGGAGATATTTGGCATACCGATCCCTGAACCTGTGGACAGGTTTTCAATTAAGGGGAAGGGGGCGCTCACAAAATGGAATCAGGATGTGCGATCCGCCACCTGTGATGCCCCTACCATGTGCGCATTTCTTCTGGATATGGCTGTTCCAGCGGTTGCTACACAGAATACTGCTAACATTTTAGAGGCGGTTACCGGTTTAAATTTTACCCCGGATGAGATAGAAAAGGTTGGAGAGAGGATGAATAACCTTGCAAGGCTCTTTAATGCAAGGGAGGGTTTTGGCCGTAAGGATGACAATCTCCCTGAAAGGATACTTACAGAACCTATAAAGGATGGCAACTCAAAGGGCAGCTTTATAAGCCGGGAAGAGCTTGATACAATGCTGGATGAGTATTATGCAGCAAGGGGATGGGACAGGGAGGGCATGCCGACAAAGGCCAAGCTTGAGGAATTGGGGTTATGAAGGGTGCGGCTGAATAAATAATAATTGATTTGCACAAGGCTCAAGGCGCAGGGCACAAGGGAAAACATAATAACCCTAAATCTATGATCCTGAATTTTAAATTTGAGATTACAGATCTTCAATTTTGAATCTTCAATCTTGAATTTTCTCCCCCTGCGCCCATCTTTTTATATCCCCATTTCCTGATTTATCAGCACCACCTTTATCCTCCCCTTTGGAAATGATTTTTCAGTAATCGTCCATGAGTTGCATATCCTTGCAGGGCTTTTACAGTCAGCGCATCGGGCTGACTTTACGCACGGCGTCTTCATATCAAGCCTCATGGCATTTATGGGGGCTGCATAGTTTTTTATCCTGTACATGGCATCCTCTAAATCCGCCACTATCTTGTTTCTCCCGGCCAGTATTATCACATTCTTTGGCCCGTAGGTTATTGCCCCAACCCTGTTACCGATCATGTCCAGGTTGATCAGGTGCCCTGCCTCTGTAATTGCATTAGTGCCTGTAATAAAAAGGTCTGTTAGCAATGCCTGCCTGCGCCTTTCAGCCACCTCTTCCTGAGTAAATCTCTTTCTGTCATATGTATCAAGTATCTCATAATCCCTGCTGTTTTTAAGGGCATCATAAATGCCCGATGCAAGGAAGGTCATGGATCCACCCCATGAGATGCTTTTAGGTTTTATATCAGGGATAATTTCCAGCTCCACAATCTCTTTTGCCTTTGCGGCGTCCTTTGCAACAAAGGCATCAAAGTTGTTTTTTATTAATGCGCTTTTTACCTCTTCAAGCCGGTTTGCCCAGTAAAATTCAGCCGGTTTTTCCATTGGTTTTCTCCTTGTTAAATAGGTATTTACCCTTTAAAAATTGCTTTTGTGGACATTTATATAATATTTTGATTACAATGTTGAACAAATTTCAGTGTATGGTTGTCTATTCACTTATACTTTTTTGGCCTTTTAACGACTTATGGGATATTATACCCGGTATTTATTATAAAACCCTGTTTTATAATATGGAGTAAACAGGGAAATGCAATAAAAGAAAACCATCAATTAAAGGAGATGATATCATGAAGAATATCTACAGGCTTTTATTAACAGTATTTTGTCCGGCCCTTCTTGTATTTTCAGGTTGTGCCGCCCATACAAGAAACCTTAACCCTAAGGGTGAGGCACCTTATGATGCAAGTTATGATTTTTCAGATAAAAACAAGATCGTTGAAGGGCTTGTTGCCCCGCTGCTTGCTGCGCCGACCTTTCCGGTAGAAAAAAAGCCGATACTGATTGTTTATCCAGTGGTTAATGAGACATCTGAACATATCAGCACAGGGGGTATCACAGATGCGATCAGGATGAGGCTTATAAATTCAGGCAGGTTCAGGTTTATTGATGAGCGTCAGAGAGAGAACATACAGGAAGAGACCATGTATCAGGATCAGGGTTTTGTTGACCCTGCCATGCGTGTTCAAAAGGGGCGGCAACTGGGGGCAGATTATATCCTGAGCGGGACTCTCAGATCAATAAAGAGTAAACAGCCCAGGCAAATGCGCCTTAATAAAAAAGAGCGAATATACTACAGCCTTGATCTTACTATGACAGACCTTAAGACCGGTGAAATCGCTTATGCGGATCAGGTAGAACTTGCTCGCGAGGCATCAAGACCCATTATAGGCTGGTAGCAAAATAATATGCGCCACAGATATATCCTGCTAATCGTCATACTCCTGTTATCAGGCTGTGCAGGCAGGCCGCTTCAGAAGGCCAGGCTGGACTTCTTTTCAGGCAACCTTGCAGCAGCGGATAAGACCCTTGGAGACTGCCTTCAGCTCCCTTCACGGAACCGATTGCTATGTTATATGGAAAAGGGGTTAATCCTTCATTACATGGGAGCATATGAGGAGAGTACAGATATACTTCTGAGGGCATCCAGGTTTGTAAAGGATCAGGATTTTGTAAGCATCAAAGATCAGTCAGCAGCAGTAATGATCAACGACCTCACTGCCACTTACAAGGGCGAATATGCTGAAAGGCTCTGGATACATACATTCCTGATGATAAATTTCCTCTTGCAGGGGAGGCATGAGAGCGCCCTTGTGGAGGCCAAGCAGGCACTTGAGGTCTTTGACGAATATCCTGACTCACTTGAAAATGACCTTTTTACAAGGGCGCTTATTGCACTGTGTTTTGAGAACATGAACCAGCCTGACAGCGCCCGTATAGAATATGAAAAGCTGGCAAGGGCTATGGCGAGGGAATCATATCGGCCTGAACCGGTTACACAGGGTAAGGGTGAGCTGGTGCTCTTTATAGCCCAGGGGCGGATACCCGCCAAGGTCTCTTCCGATGTTGTATTGCCGCCGTCTATAAGGATATCTGTACCCAGGTATGAAGAGACCTCTGCCTACCCAACTGCGGATATAAAGGTGAATGACACTGCTATATACCCTTATACTGTAGAAACAGATATGGGTGAGGTTGCCAAGGCATCCCTTAATGACCGGGCAGCACAGTATCTTACAAGGCAGGCACTCAGGGCAGGCGCAAAGGAGGCAATCGCCCAAAAGGTAGGTAAAGAAAATGAGCTTGCTGAAGTGCTGGCCAGGGTTGTCCTTTTTCTTTTAGAGGAGGCAGATACCCGCTCATGGGAGACCCTGCCAGGAAGCCTTACCCTTGCCAGGGTCACGCTGGAT from Desulfatiglans sp. includes these protein-coding regions:
- a CDS encoding aldehyde ferredoxin oxidoreductase family protein, translated to MYRGGYTGRILRINLTDQSIKTEPLPENLARSYIGGAGFGIKLLFDELKKGILPLSPENRLIFAPGPLTGTSVPCASRMAITSKSPLTGAVGISLTGGYFPVELKFAGYDVMIIEGKSEKPVYISIKDDSVKIKSAEKVWGMKTTDTQQIIKNELNDQNTRIACIGPAGENQSRLASIINELRAAGRKGLGAVMGSKNLKAIAVRGTGSVSIASNERLKTARDFMAKEMKNSPVLYPQFAKLGTPMVVDALSELGIFPGKNYGETGVFVPVDEIGVKTQLTRNMGKEHCYGCPVGCSQLKLAKTGEYSGIMSEGPEFETMYSFGSTTGVDNIDAIIAADRISDELGIDTISAGVTIAFAMELYEKGIINSSDTGGIELKFGNHRAMVDMLRLMAYREGFGDILSDGSKAAAERIGKGSERYAMHVKGLELPGYDVRGAKAHGLNYATAYTGADHNRGYAFQEIFGIPIPEPVDRFSIKGKGALTKWNQDVRSATCDAPTMCAFLLDMAVPAVATQNTANILEAVTGLNFTPDEIEKVGERMNNLARLFNAREGFGRKDDNLPERILTEPIKDGNSKGSFISREELDTMLDEYYAARGWDREGMPTKAKLEELGL
- a CDS encoding lactate utilization protein, which codes for MEKPAEFYWANRLEEVKSALIKNNFDAFVAKDAAKAKEIVELEIIPDIKPKSISWGGSMTFLASGIYDALKNSRDYEILDTYDRKRFTQEEVAERRRQALLTDLFITGTNAITEAGHLINLDMIGNRVGAITYGPKNVIILAGRNKIVADLEDAMYRIKNYAAPINAMRLDMKTPCVKSARCADCKSPARICNSWTITEKSFPKGRIKVVLINQEMGI